A stretch of Miscanthus floridulus cultivar M001 chromosome 13, ASM1932011v1, whole genome shotgun sequence DNA encodes these proteins:
- the LOC136500726 gene encoding uncharacterized protein isoform X1 → MAMSLSRFSQWIWPGSRTRNRRGREPPAVSTAVTKGLFPDSPSGFREPDAVGRPGSGVARSRKGKIRRRGGRAEDRVDGERGMVIVQSDGDGCLSDSDSDGSDWSIGWLEPLAPDLQSDADSEGSFAVLVPCYRHGRADRPARPDGRFPGPGGVAHGGVSDNKNFVEQ, encoded by the coding sequence atggcCATGTCGCTGAGCCGCTTCTCCCAGTGGATATGGCCGGGGAGCAGAACTAGAAACCGCAGAGgccgcgagccaccggcggtGAGCACGGCCGTGACGAAAGGCCTCTTCCCGGATTCCCCGTCCGGGTTCCGGGAACCAGACGCCGTCGGGCGCCCGGGCTCCGGCGTGGCACGGTCGCGTAAGGGCAAGATCCGCCGGCGCGGCGGCCGTGCGGAGGATAGAGTTGACGGCGAGCGCGGCATGGTTATCGTGCAGTCCGACGGCGACGGCTGCCTGTCTGACTCGGACTCCGACGGCTCCGACTGGTCCATCGGCTGGCTCGAGCCGCTCGCGCCGGACCTACAGAGCGACGCGGACTCCGAGGGCAGCTTCGCCGTCCTCGTGCCGTGCTATCGACACGGCCGCGCTGACCGGCCTGCCCGTCCTGATGGTAGGTTCCCTGGTCCAGGTGGTGTCGCCCACGGCGGCGTTTCTG
- the LOC136499851 gene encoding uncharacterized protein, which yields MEEQGFNAPTTLGFNAPSPSSALPLQRGIESREDPGFEPHSLQSVSQKKNKLADEITPGLSEKKTNPAKVGQIARQRLFFHTCYFVHPARAQLAYYKPKTWTKMIKFFFFCKGADRCTQVGADRWELQDGGYVAQKSSCANAGCSSSSCLPRALLDASSVHPVFCSSHISRSQAVAAERPSANPDGEQRRQAYRVRGL from the exons ATGGAAGAGCAAG GCTTCAATGCACCCACCACCCTAGGCTTCAACGCACCCTCACCGTCCTCCGCACTCCCTTTGCAGCGAGGGATTGAATCCCGTGAGGATCCTGGGTTCGAACCCCACTCCCTCCAATCAGTTTCCcagaaaaaaaataaattagcagATGAGATTACGCCCGGTCTATCCGAAAAGAAAACCAATCCAGCAAAGGTAGGTCAGATCGCGCGACAGCGCCTCTTCTTCCACACGTGCTACTTCGTGCATCCTGCTCGAGCGCAGCTCGCCTACTACAAGCCCAAGACATG GACGAAGATGATCAAATTCTTCTTTTTTTGCAAAGGAGCAGACAG GTGCACTCAAGTCGGCGCTGATAGATGGGAATTGCAGGATGGAGGATACGTGGCTCAAAAATCATCATGTGCAA ATGCAGGTTGCAGCTCTTCCAGTTGCCTGCCGAGGGCCCTCCTTGATGCCTCCTCTGTACATCCTGTATTTTGTTCCTCGCA CATCAGCAGGTCGCAGGCTGTAGCGGCAGAGCGGCCATCTGCAAACCCGGATGGA
- the LOC136500726 gene encoding uncharacterized protein isoform X2, whose protein sequence is MAMSLSRFSQWIWPGSRTRNRRGREPPAVSTAVTKGLFPDSPSGFREPDAVGRPGSGVARSRKGKIRRRGGRAEDRVDGERGMVIVQSDGDGCLSDSDSDGSDWSIGWLEPLAPDLQSDADSEGSFAVLVPCYRHGRADRPARPDDNKNFVEQ, encoded by the coding sequence atggcCATGTCGCTGAGCCGCTTCTCCCAGTGGATATGGCCGGGGAGCAGAACTAGAAACCGCAGAGgccgcgagccaccggcggtGAGCACGGCCGTGACGAAAGGCCTCTTCCCGGATTCCCCGTCCGGGTTCCGGGAACCAGACGCCGTCGGGCGCCCGGGCTCCGGCGTGGCACGGTCGCGTAAGGGCAAGATCCGCCGGCGCGGCGGCCGTGCGGAGGATAGAGTTGACGGCGAGCGCGGCATGGTTATCGTGCAGTCCGACGGCGACGGCTGCCTGTCTGACTCGGACTCCGACGGCTCCGACTGGTCCATCGGCTGGCTCGAGCCGCTCGCGCCGGACCTACAGAGCGACGCGGACTCCGAGGGCAGCTTCGCCGTCCTCGTGCCGTGCTATCGACACGGCCGCGCTGACCGGCCTGCCCGTCCTGATG